One region of Candidatus Woesearchaeota archaeon genomic DNA includes:
- a CDS encoding phosphoribosylformylglycinamidine synthase subunit PurQ, with translation MKTKKPKAAILWLPGKNRYRESEWSLKHVGFEVEYVFMNDLLLKKKSVLEYSLIFDIGGFGFGDYNFAGSLAGKYFLHPNVKSEMERFVEEGRLLLGVCNGFQDLTVAGLISTSKKPFGEVDLALYDTDAGRFMDYPVSLNNVNRGKCIWTKGIEEVLLMHMDNGEGKLVTKGYYRNDLAVLKKLWNNDQVVFAYVKPKGQMLGKRESNLRADPTGSVDHIAGICNYKGNVLGMMPHPETTNPLSDPLWTRDGARKEPSGLILFRNAYEYVK, from the coding sequence ATGAAGACAAAAAAACCAAAAGCCGCGATATTGTGGTTGCCTGGAAAAAACAGGTATAGGGAAAGTGAATGGTCATTGAAGCATGTTGGCTTTGAAGTAGAGTACGTCTTCATGAATGACCTGCTCTTAAAAAAGAAAAGTGTTCTCGAATACTCTTTGATATTTGATATTGGGGGATTCGGCTTCGGGGATTATAACTTTGCGGGTTCACTGGCTGGAAAATATTTCCTGCACCCCAATGTGAAATCTGAAATGGAGCGGTTTGTAGAAGAAGGAAGGCTTTTATTGGGGGTATGCAATGGTTTTCAAGACTTGACAGTGGCTGGGCTTATTTCAACTTCAAAAAAACCATTTGGAGAGGTTGATTTGGCGCTTTATGATACGGATGCTGGAAGATTTATGGATTATCCCGTGAGCCTTAACAATGTCAACAGAGGAAAATGCATTTGGACAAAAGGGATTGAAGAAGTGCTTCTCATGCACATGGATAATGGTGAAGGAAAGCTGGTCACAAAAGGATATTATCGCAATGATCTTGCTGTTTTGAAAAAACTTTGGAATAATGACCAAGTTGTATTTGCATATGTTAAGCCTAAAGGGCAGATGCTGGGGAAAAGAGAAAGCAATCTAAGAGCAGATCCAACAGGCTCTGTTGACCATATTGCAGGCATATGCAACTATAAAGGCAATGTGCTCGGGATGATGCCTCATCCAGAAACAACTAATCCGCTGTCAGATCCTTTGTGGACAAGAGATGGGGCCAGAAAAGAGCCTTCGGGCTTAATTTTGTTCAGAAATGCTTACGAGTATGTTAAATGA